The genomic region TTAGGGGGTTTTAGTTTTCTCATTACTTGCAAAACAAgaacacacaaaccctacacctctctctctcttcctctctcttGTAACCGGCGACCTCACCTCCATCTCTCGAAGATCGTTGCGGCTCGGATTAACCCTTGTTTTattctctaatccggttagtgtttattgTTGTTTGTATTACATGATGTGCGGTTGTTATGACTAAATGCTAGTTGACATGGGGATTGTTACAAACTTGTATAATGGTTAGGGTTCTTGTTAGAAGAAATCACTGTTGAACACATGTTGTATGAAGAACCGAGATGTGATATGATTCGGATGATTTGATGTACACATAAACTAGGGTGCATGTTAGTTTAGAATCTGCTAGTTTAACGATCCAATCGTATGTTTCGCGTGATAATAGATTGATTGTTCTTGCTTGTATCATGACTTAGGATTTCATGTTAGTCTTTCAGTTTGTTAGTCGGATGATCCGGTTGTAGGTTCATATGATGCTGATTAATTGTTcttgattagatgatgattaggGTGGAATGAATATGTTTGATTTCTGAATTGAATGTTGATTTGATCCAAattgaaactgccaaaactgtTAGCAAATGTTACGGGATTAATAAACTGCAATTAAGGAAATTTGTTACATCCTCTGATCTCGAcaaaggttgcgagtcgagaccccactgtctcgactcgagatcatgcATCATCAGCACAAAAACAGCATAATTCGAGACCAGAGTTAcgggtcttgttgcgactcgagaccatctagTCTCGACTAGCACATACATGATCCGAGaccccttggttgcgactcgagatctttaggccaacaactcgagaccgcactgtCTCGACTCAAGATCCTtagtttcgactcgagaccacataatCACACTTCCGGTTCGGACTTTCACTGCTTTAGGCTTGTGTAATTGGGCTGCATGTTTGGGCTTTGTTTGTTACGTGATTTCTACTGTTGAACTCGTATGAACTGTTAACTGCCGTGATTATACATGTAagccatgatcaatacttgtacGCAACTTGCTAGTATACGTGTAGAAAACCATACGTGCATTTCTTAAACCTAGACCTGactgtatggtaaccatgttaggacgtggttgaccacatacaACTCAAGTGACTttttgtttatctgccgagcaaaccaaggtgagttcacactcttaccaaggcatgggatttccggggttgggaatgggatcgATTGTTTACTTGCACTTTCATCGTTACCGTAATACGTACCACTTacctcgttaggggaaggtcacttatagatacagctaaactagtaacacatgggaagcccccactaatcttcgcaaacatgcctggaatggccgcgatacgaatactaatctttgcacacatgcctggaatggccgcgatacgaatactaattatcgcacacatgcctggaagggccgcgatacaaatataactaatctagaatacatgggaaacccccactaatcttcacaaacatgcctggaaggccgcgatacaaataaatacgatacatggtttacaaaacgaacgtGTGAATTACGAAACAAATACTATAACCAAACAACcgactgtgaactcgctcaactttgttgttgactcgttgttacatgccttgcaggtcaataggtactcagggagcttgcactgggaggcgcagtcattgtggacatggatcgtggatgccatgttaaacatttatgacatttcaaacttattactcatgttgggttttacatttatgcttccgctaaacattgaaactaTATTTTTtctttggaacacctttcatattggttggttgaactaaatttactattgttcaatatgattggtggcttgatcctggtcatgtcacgcctccaggcggtggtactccgcgtgtggattttgggggtgtgacattatcgTTCTACCCGCTGTATTGTTGATGTTGCTTCATTTCTTATACAAAATAATTCGAAACGAAGTCAGTTAAACAAGGTTGTTACTGATAATTCTTCTGGTTCTAAGGTAACttccttttttttattaaatattttttatttacaGAATATGTGATTTTCATATGTTTGATTTTCATGATTTGAATTATCTACTCAGATTATTGTTAAAGAATGTTGTAATGAGGATGCGCAATGTTCGTTTGTTGTTGACAAGATATTAGAACTCACTTCGTCGGGTTCATCTGTTAAAGGCGCTTTTGGAGAGATTGTTGTTCTTTACTGACGACAGGTGAAAGTGAAACCATCTGATATTTTCTTGATATTATTAATGAAAATTTGTCAAGCAGTTCTTCGTTTTGCATTATACTTAATAGGTGTCAGGGAAAATGTTCCAAACAGCTTTCCGTGAAAGAAAAATCCCGTTTAACGTTCACGGGGTCGCGTTTTACAGAAAAAAGGTGGTAAGGGCTATTATATCTATGCTTAAAACAACATTGGTGGTGTGTGATGATGGGTCATTTAGGCGAGTGTTCAAGGCCCTGCTAAATCTAGAGAAAGACGAAAAGAAAAGGGTATAAGTTTTATAGCGATTTGTATTTCACGTTTTTTAATTTTCATAATTCATTACTTGCAAATCTGCTAGGAGTTTAACACGAAATGCATGTCTTACTTTTCCTCTTTGCAGATAATTGACCATATTAATAAAGTTTCAAGTGTAAGAAAATGTAGCTTCATATTTGCTGCTTCTGATATCTTCAGTGCAAAGATCTCTGGTACCTTAAAAATGTTTGATGCATTACAAATATATACTTCTAGaattatttttttaggatttattTTAATATCATCTATAGTTTACATAGAAAAAATTACGTGTCTTGAAGTTTTATTACCTTGAGTGCCACTGCAATGTCACATACTTTTTATGTATTTTTAGCAGCAAAGCTACAATGAATTAATGATCTCtttatttagttaacttattttAACATTGTAATTATTATATTCCATCTTTCATTGTAGGAGTCAACTCACCCAAGGTCGTAAGGTGGTGAATACTTTAGAAATGATTTCAAAACTTGTCCACAGGGTAAGTACAACTATATACTTTATATAACTGTATGCACTCTGTTCCAAAATGACAGTTAAAActactgttgggttaaaacagtgttttgaaaccacttTTGAAACGACTGTTCGGTTaaacagtgttttgaaaccactGAGGTTAAAtagtgtttgaaaccactgttgggttaaacaATGTTTCGAAACGACTGTTAGGTTaaacagtggtttcaaaacattgttgggttaaaacaatgttttgtggaGAAAATAGTGGTTCTTTTTTTTCCAAACAGTAGTTTGACGTTGGTCAaacagacttttgaaccactAAGAATTATATTTTTGCAAACAGttgtttgactttggtcaaacagtggtttgactttggtcaaacagttGGTTTGACCCATTcctaaaataaaagtaaaaattcaGAAATTAATCACCTTaaatttatatttgttttttggTTACGACTGAAATCCACCTATGATGATTGTTGCTTTGTCAATTAATCATACAAATAGGAATATTACATGGTTTTTTACTAAAAAAACTAGATTTGTAAATATAAAGTTGTAATTTGTTAAGTTCTTGGTAGATCTGAAGTTGGTTTGGTATTGGTTCAGGCTATAGAACAATTAATTGAAAATTCACCTTTTGAGTTGTTTGTGGCTTTCAGGTATTGGTTCGACCTAAAACAATTGAGAATATGTCCTCTCTTCGGCTGCTATGGTTATTTGACTGCAATCTCCATTTATGCATGTCCATTATCACAAGACCAATGGTTTAAGCATACCATTATACCCGACTTCTCCACTTATGCAGGTTCATTATTACAAGACTGTGGTTCAAGCATACAATTGTTGTCTTCGTTAGCATATagtttatttttagtttttgtcAAACCTTTATGCATGaacaaaattaataataatataagtaACTTTCTTCAGCcagggaagcaatcccgggtaataATCTAGtagatatatatacacatatataaggCGGGTGCATCAGTTAGatatcttcatcatttgagttgTTCTTTGTATcgttaaaaaaaatactaaaactTCCTCAAGTATCacatttttctatattttcttcaATTTAAAGAAAAAATCGAAGATTTCATCTCGATTTCGTAATGGAAGACTGCTAAAGGGGTTCAATGGTCCCATCTTGGGATATCCCCACATCCACTTGAGGTCCTCGATATTAGTCTTTTGAGTAAAAGAAAGGTAGATTACATTTTTCAAATCACTTATTATTATAAGattatggggtatggggcgtgggttgggtacaaacgcccaagtcactaCTCTGGATGGGCTTGAGTTTTGGCATGGCCCTTTGGGCGGGGGTTTCGCTAGCTACCGGTACAACGTGGGGAACGACTGgcacaatttaaacgcgtgccaacacaagtggcgcgAGTTACGACCGAAGCTCGATCGTTTTAAAGCCTACTACAACAGCGTCTCGGGCGGTGATATAAGTCACGAAGAGCGGATGGCGGTGGCCAACATCGAGTTCCGGGACAAGCTCGCCATtttcgaaatctacctaacgctttaggttttttctttttattttgtaatcctttttttttgtagaattttgtaatttttaggaaattTTAACAATAATGTTtggcttttttttaattttgtgtgtatttttaattttaggcttttttatttaaataaaactggCAAACCCACGCGGGatagccacgccccgccatactaGGACTGGCAATTTTACACGATACACGAATACACGACATGAACCTACACGACCTTAACATGTATCGTGTATGagcttaacaggtatcgtgtactaaacaggtagacacgaaacaacctgttaattttcgtgtcgtgttcgtgtatagCGTTTCGTGTTTTCGTGTCTGTTCGTGTATAGCGTTAATACATGTTAACACATAACATCGAGTGGGTAAGATACCTGTTTACCTGTTAGATACCCGTTAAGATACCTGTTTACCTGTTAGATACTTGTTAATACATGTTAATACCTGTTAGATAGTTAGATACCCGTTAATACATGTTAATACCTGCTTACCTGTTAGATACCTGTCAATACATGATTATTCTAGTGTtcgttaacaggtattaacaggtaattttcgtgttttcgtgtcgtgttcgtgttcgtgttcatgtttgaaaaaaaggacacgataagttaacgtgtcgtgttcgtgtatgggatttcatgtatcgtgtcttatcgtgtcgtgtcgtgtcgtgtcttatcgtgtacgggtatacacgatatgccagccctacgCCATACCGACCCAATACGTCACTCACCAGCGGGAGGCTCaaagtccacgtgtcaacccatgccccaaaccctcGCCCCACCATATCCCACAGTCAGTCTAAGGATACTGGATAGTGGTTTGAATGAGGCAAGTACTTGAAGGTTGTTACTTTATGTCATTGTCATGTCATCATCCAAGTAGGATGCCACTTCAAAAATGGAACAAAGGAAATGAAAGATGACCCTCCCTcacttatttaatttttttttttaaattcaactAGTATTAAACCCCCTTCCCTCGCGTTGCGATAAGGGTGTAAAACTGTGAAAAATAACATCACTGCCACACCATCGCCACTGCGTGTTAATGCggagaaattagaccgaaacgtaaaacatagaaaataaaaactaagtcAATTAAGGACATGCGCGTTACGACAgtcctgtcaaacggggaaaaaatagaTGATACAAATACGTtaaaccacacacgcacgttacgCCATATTAACTTGCAAAATAGAGAACGGAGCGtaaaacaaaacgtaaaaaaCATTGAAACACACACGAACGTTgtgtcatgttaactcgcaaGATTTAGAATAAAATATAAATCGAAAATTTTGCGAAATATGAAAAGTACAGGGGATCaaggttgaaaaaaaaaattgtaaggttaaattggaaaagttg from Helianthus annuus cultivar XRQ/B chromosome 10, HanXRQr2.0-SUNRISE, whole genome shotgun sequence harbors:
- the LOC110882304 gene encoding ATP-dependent DNA helicase SRS2-like protein At4g25120, whose translation is MQSIFSFNGADVSGFKSFRRDFQPHKEVRLNKNYRSTRCIVDVASFLIQNNSKRSQLNKVVTDNSSGSKIIVKECCNEDAQCSFVVDKILELTSSGSSVKGAFGEIVSGKMFQTAFRERKIPFNVHGVAFYRKKVVRAIISMLKTTLVVCDDGSFRRVFKALLNLEKDEKKRIIDHINKVSSVRKCSFIFAASDIFSAKISGTLKMSQLTQGRKVVNTLEMISKLVHRAIEQLIENSPFELFVAFRLWGMGRGLGTNAQVTTLDGLEFWHGPLGGGFASYRYNVGNDWHNLNACQHKWRELRPKLDRFKAYYNSVSGGDISHEERMAVANIEFRDKLAIFEIYLTL